From Diaminobutyricibacter sp. McL0608, one genomic window encodes:
- a CDS encoding carbohydrate ABC transporter permease has translation MARTNTTVRRTGTVIAFTLMLLGALTMVLPFLWMLSTSLKESKLVFDYPPQWIPNPVEWEHYIEVWHVVPLATGLLNSLIVTALVVVVGTLSSTMAAFAFAKLEFPHKGAIFAVLLATLMVPIVVLIIPQFLIYAQIGWIDTLLPLIVPGLLGNVTMIFFLRQYMLGLSTELLEAAKLEGAGFFRIYWSIFLPLCKPAIAANVIIVFMATWNDYLGPLIFTNSPQNSTVQLVIASFSAFHAEQTDYPMVMTASIIAVLPVIILFTIAQKYFVNSFAFSGIKG, from the coding sequence GTGGCTCGCACGAACACCACCGTCCGGAGGACCGGCACCGTCATCGCGTTCACCCTGATGCTCCTGGGCGCGCTCACAATGGTGCTCCCATTCCTGTGGATGTTGTCGACCTCGCTGAAAGAGTCGAAGTTGGTCTTCGACTATCCCCCCCAGTGGATCCCCAACCCGGTCGAGTGGGAGCACTACATCGAGGTCTGGCACGTTGTACCGCTCGCTACTGGTCTGCTCAACAGCCTGATCGTGACGGCCTTAGTCGTGGTCGTCGGCACCCTCTCGTCAACGATGGCAGCGTTTGCGTTCGCCAAACTCGAGTTCCCGCACAAGGGTGCCATCTTCGCCGTGTTGCTCGCGACCCTCATGGTGCCGATCGTCGTGCTGATCATCCCGCAATTCTTGATCTACGCGCAGATCGGCTGGATCGACACCCTGCTCCCGCTGATCGTCCCCGGCCTCCTCGGCAACGTGACGATGATCTTCTTCCTGCGGCAGTACATGCTCGGCCTGTCGACCGAGCTTCTGGAGGCGGCCAAACTCGAAGGCGCCGGGTTCTTCCGCATTTACTGGAGCATCTTCCTCCCTCTCTGTAAGCCGGCGATCGCGGCCAACGTGATCATCGTCTTCATGGCCACCTGGAACGACTACCTGGGGCCGCTCATCTTCACAAACTCGCCGCAGAATTCGACCGTGCAGCTCGTGATCGCGTCGTTCAGCGCGTTCCACGCGGAGCAGACCGACTACCCCATGGTCATGACCGCGTCGATCATCGCCGTGCTGCCGGTCATCATCCTCTTCACCATCGCGCAAAAGTACTTCGTCAACTCGTTCGCCTTCAGTGGGATCAAGGGCTGA
- a CDS encoding LacI family DNA-binding transcriptional regulator, translated as MTLGRSAGGVRLQDVADLAGVSMKTVSNVVHDYEHVSEAMRDKVQAAIDALGYRPNLTARRLATGKTGMIALAIPEIDQFYFAELGRHIGEEAARYGYRILVEQTLNDVEAERAVIRDRDEGLVDGVIFQPARIDTLEIARLRPGTPLVLLGEAARPVNTDHVMIDNTRAARDGVEMLLGRGRRRIAFLATVHGDITESTHLRLLGYQEALLAAGVGLDAHLVLQSEGFGFEDGVRAISSAIAAGVEFDAVLCRDDLFAMAALRGLEIAGRRVPEDVAVLGWDDTAVARYSTPALSSVSPDKQALASAAFALLEDRMQGYDGSGRHEIVAHSIIERATT; from the coding sequence ATGACACTCGGAAGATCAGCAGGCGGCGTCCGCCTCCAGGACGTGGCAGATCTCGCCGGCGTCTCGATGAAGACCGTTTCGAACGTGGTGCATGACTATGAACACGTTTCCGAGGCGATGCGGGATAAGGTGCAGGCCGCGATCGACGCACTTGGCTACCGGCCAAACCTCACGGCGAGGCGCCTCGCTACGGGCAAGACCGGCATGATTGCCCTGGCCATCCCCGAGATCGATCAGTTCTACTTCGCCGAGTTGGGCCGGCATATCGGCGAAGAAGCTGCACGATACGGCTATCGAATCCTGGTCGAGCAGACGCTCAACGACGTCGAGGCCGAACGCGCCGTGATCAGGGACCGCGACGAGGGACTGGTCGACGGGGTCATATTCCAGCCAGCGCGCATCGACACTCTTGAGATCGCTCGCCTGCGTCCGGGAACGCCACTCGTGCTTCTCGGAGAGGCCGCGAGGCCAGTAAACACGGACCATGTCATGATCGACAACACTCGGGCGGCGCGGGACGGCGTCGAGATGTTGCTGGGGCGCGGCCGCCGTCGCATCGCGTTCCTGGCCACGGTCCATGGCGACATCACCGAGTCCACGCACCTCCGGCTGCTCGGCTACCAAGAGGCGCTGCTCGCGGCTGGGGTCGGGCTCGATGCCCACCTCGTGCTGCAGAGCGAGGGGTTCGGCTTCGAAGATGGCGTGCGCGCAATTTCGTCCGCGATCGCTGCGGGTGTCGAGTTCGACGCCGTGCTCTGCCGGGACGACCTGTTCGCAATGGCGGCGCTTCGCGGGCTCGAGATCGCGGGGCGCCGGGTGCCGGAGGATGTTGCTGTACTCGGCTGGGATGACACGGCGGTGGCTCGCTACAGCACTCCCGCGCTGTCTTCGGTGTCGCCCGACAAGCAGGCACTGGCTAGCGCCGCGTTCGCTCTGCTCGAGGACCGAATGCAGGGATACGACGGTAGTGGGCGCCACGAGATCGTGGCCCATTCAATCATTGAACGCGCCACAACCTGA
- a CDS encoding carbohydrate ABC transporter permease, with product MRRHETAWGLAFVTPIALQVILFCIVPVGIAIYAGFTNWNGLSGRQDFIGLENFATFLTDKYFWIASGNTLVMLVPIPFYLFFGILLAVGVHRGTPGSGVFRILFFLPYISSIVALVVLWKWIFNYQYGLVNQGLALIGIQGPDWLGDPAWIKTTIVLMIAWKLIGITSIYVLAGLNNISETYYEAARIDGASAARQFFQITLPMLTPAIFFLTIIGVIGSLQTFVEVQLFTADGGRDYSAATITYYIWQKAFGSNELGLASATAVFFALVILGVTLIQFRLSRRWVFEGE from the coding sequence ATGCGGCGGCACGAAACGGCGTGGGGCCTCGCTTTCGTCACGCCCATCGCGCTTCAGGTGATCCTGTTCTGCATCGTCCCTGTCGGGATCGCGATCTATGCCGGATTCACGAACTGGAACGGGCTCAGCGGTCGTCAGGACTTCATCGGGTTGGAGAACTTCGCCACATTCTTGACCGACAAGTACTTCTGGATCGCGTCGGGCAACACCTTGGTGATGTTGGTCCCGATCCCCTTCTATCTGTTCTTCGGCATTTTGCTCGCGGTCGGTGTCCACCGAGGAACGCCCGGCAGCGGCGTCTTTCGAATCCTCTTCTTTCTGCCGTACATCTCATCGATAGTCGCGCTGGTCGTGTTGTGGAAATGGATCTTCAACTACCAGTACGGACTCGTCAATCAGGGACTCGCGCTGATAGGCATCCAGGGCCCCGACTGGCTGGGCGACCCGGCCTGGATCAAGACGACGATCGTCCTGATGATCGCCTGGAAGTTGATCGGAATCACCTCGATCTACGTCCTCGCGGGTCTCAATAACATCTCCGAGACGTACTACGAAGCCGCCCGGATCGACGGCGCCTCCGCCGCACGCCAGTTTTTCCAGATCACCCTGCCAATGCTTACGCCTGCGATCTTCTTCCTGACGATCATCGGAGTCATCGGGTCGCTTCAGACCTTTGTCGAAGTTCAGCTCTTCACCGCCGACGGCGGACGCGACTACAGCGCTGCGACCATCACCTACTACATCTGGCAGAAGGCGTTCGGCTCCAACGAACTCGGACTCGCATCCGCCACGGCTGTCTTTTTCGCGCTCGTGATCCTCGGCGTGACGCTCATCCAATTCCGGCTGTCCCGCCGGTGGGTCTTCGAAGGAGAATGA
- a CDS encoding glycoside hydrolase family 43 protein encodes MATYQNPVARAGDFADPFVLRHDGRYYLYCTNPDVRCWSSNDLVTWQLEGPTIGEDVFPGLVPFAPEVVYAGGFFFMYTSPSGQGHFVLRSESPTGPFVPVSGNVGHAIDGNVLIDDDGRWYFYWAGDEGIWGCEMASPTDFGEPVFTGIHMNGWTEGPFVSKRDGVYSMTLTGNHYLSRGYRIDAAWSDHPLTGYRADPLNPILISTSGPRVGLGHSSSVSGPDLVSTYIAYHNLNPDASRDLDIDRQVWSGSSLQVLGPTMTARVPSMPDEWCDWGASVADRWVVSDGHLEARDFAGMLLGEGAVAQWNVELGETFTAELNLTGVGHGLVLDDHFVQLPEGVAEAALHCWKIIQDDRLRIWVDERAVSVARDVGVKRLGIATGAAPVRLGHIALTRTTAAVAERVAPKPAPGRFWASLGTGGELVRAAGQPYDEVRLRPGEEISYKLQVQSDGPQRVYLAGDFESGDLAVDLRLDDGELVIRGMKGTPTLALVTVMSAPDGTSASVEGEEIEGYGKRLLGDATWDDLTIDATVSVAFGGDVSHADLLLRATQLSEGGEGDDTRLGINFLLGYSVQLHRDHVVLARHAYDERVLATHPFDVDPSISHQVRLRVHGGTISVELDGLSLFDVHDPLPYPAGSVGIRTSNARLHVERLELAAGGRMPDN; translated from the coding sequence GTGGCGACTTACCAGAATCCCGTCGCGCGAGCGGGCGACTTCGCCGATCCGTTCGTACTCCGCCACGACGGCAGGTACTACCTGTACTGCACGAATCCCGACGTTCGCTGCTGGAGTTCGAACGATCTTGTGACCTGGCAGCTCGAGGGGCCGACGATCGGCGAAGACGTCTTTCCCGGTCTCGTGCCGTTCGCCCCCGAAGTCGTATACGCAGGCGGGTTCTTCTTCATGTACACGTCGCCCTCGGGTCAGGGCCATTTCGTGCTGCGTTCCGAGTCGCCGACCGGTCCGTTCGTCCCCGTCTCGGGGAACGTCGGGCACGCGATCGATGGCAACGTGCTCATCGACGACGACGGTCGCTGGTACTTCTACTGGGCCGGCGACGAGGGCATCTGGGGATGCGAGATGGCGTCGCCGACGGATTTCGGAGAACCTGTATTCACCGGCATTCACATGAACGGATGGACGGAGGGCCCATTCGTCAGTAAGCGCGATGGCGTGTACTCCATGACCCTCACCGGAAACCACTACCTGAGTCGCGGGTACCGTATTGATGCCGCCTGGAGTGACCATCCGCTGACAGGGTACCGGGCCGATCCGCTCAACCCGATCCTGATCAGCACAAGCGGGCCCCGCGTGGGACTCGGTCACAGCAGCAGCGTCTCCGGACCGGACCTGGTCTCGACCTACATCGCCTACCACAATCTGAACCCCGACGCCTCGCGCGATCTCGACATCGATCGACAGGTCTGGAGCGGGTCCAGCCTGCAGGTGCTGGGGCCGACGATGACAGCCAGAGTGCCTTCGATGCCCGACGAATGGTGCGACTGGGGCGCTTCGGTGGCCGACCGCTGGGTTGTTTCGGACGGGCACCTGGAAGCCCGCGATTTCGCGGGAATGCTCCTCGGGGAAGGTGCGGTCGCCCAGTGGAATGTGGAACTCGGCGAGACTTTCACGGCGGAGCTGAACCTGACTGGCGTTGGCCACGGGCTCGTACTCGATGATCATTTCGTGCAACTGCCCGAGGGTGTGGCTGAAGCGGCGCTGCATTGCTGGAAAATCATTCAGGATGACAGGTTGCGCATCTGGGTCGACGAGCGGGCCGTTTCGGTAGCGCGGGACGTGGGCGTGAAGCGCCTCGGCATCGCCACGGGCGCAGCGCCGGTTCGTCTCGGCCACATCGCACTGACACGGACGACCGCAGCCGTCGCAGAACGTGTCGCTCCCAAGCCGGCACCCGGTCGCTTCTGGGCATCCCTGGGCACCGGCGGCGAACTCGTCCGCGCAGCTGGTCAGCCCTACGACGAAGTGCGCCTGCGTCCTGGTGAGGAGATCAGCTACAAGTTGCAGGTTCAAAGCGACGGTCCGCAGCGCGTTTATCTCGCCGGCGATTTCGAATCCGGAGACCTGGCCGTCGACCTCCGTCTCGATGACGGGGAACTCGTCATACGTGGGATGAAGGGCACTCCCACCCTCGCGCTGGTCACAGTGATGTCCGCGCCCGACGGCACCTCGGCATCCGTCGAAGGCGAAGAGATCGAGGGTTACGGCAAGCGCCTCCTCGGCGACGCCACCTGGGACGACCTCACGATCGATGCGACCGTCTCGGTCGCGTTCGGCGGCGACGTATCGCATGCCGATCTTCTCCTGCGGGCGACACAGCTCTCCGAAGGAGGAGAAGGAGACGATACCCGGCTCGGTATCAACTTCCTACTCGGATACTCGGTTCAGTTGCACCGGGATCACGTCGTACTCGCCCGGCACGCCTACGACGAACGGGTGCTCGCGACGCACCCGTTCGATGTTGATCCATCGATATCCCATCAGGTCCGCCTCCGCGTACACGGAGGCACCATCTCGGTCGAACTCGACGGCCTGAGCCTCTTCGACGTGCACGATCCCCTGCCTTATCCGGCAGGTTCGGTCGGCATCCGCACGTCGAACGCCCGCCTGCATGTCGAGCGACTCGAGCTTGCTGCAGGGGGACGAATGCCGGATAACTAA
- a CDS encoding family 16 glycoside hydrolase, translating to MRTSTHPLRRTLLPGAALIAILLMLQVVFTASPASASPGTVVAAPSSGTGVENNDYPRIIRLAASADTSRLGDLLVMYSVNDTGVRTHSVIKRSTDNGATWTAISTLYSPTAGWGIYFGSMYELPVASGGLAAGTIIAAGNAWDNVNWGYQEVQTFVSTDYGVTWTQRGNCATKSGSPSGVSTGLWEPEIILNADGKLACHFSDERLRASGYYQKLVMVTSSDGGGTWGSQVDTVAIGDSNSRPGMPVVRKLGNGTYAMAYELCHDAIGNADQTCRVYLKTSTDGASWGTASSLGTLIQTADGRQLLHTPGLTWTPGGGANGTLIATGQRVVTGSDGATTVVKPETGRVVFTNTNNGAGNWQIVSAPVTIDPTGDYNNGAGKQCANYSPSLVPTASGTAVMMVTPRYVSGSTTRCDVRFGVGPIGALPLYAPFDSGNDMGWATYGGSWSVSGGVYSQVGTSSGPKSLVGSTGWTDVTITTDLRLDSSGQAGVLLRTTNPDIGADSHAGYYVGIESLGNLFIGRQNYSWTGLTSSAVSGGVSTGVWYHLQATIVGCTITAVLKRDDSTATTTASTTDAGCLAAGQVGVRSHLTSASFRNFQVTPAAASTASTYSDSWASGASTGWTTYGGTWSTVGATGTESQTGTGTNGPKQTSPVSGDNYTVSSDVKITSLTAPSGNGGVMARVSSPGTGPDLYNGYFVGVDGTTSQLSLGRANTTSWTPLANTTVPGGVALNAWYHVTLRATGCTISATGQSAASWDQAIVSVTDVGCPTTGAAGIRGMIAATDFKEFAVTKG from the coding sequence ATGAGAACTTCCACCCATCCGCTCCGTCGAACCCTGCTCCCAGGAGCAGCGCTGATCGCGATACTGCTCATGTTGCAGGTCGTGTTCACCGCATCCCCTGCATCCGCATCGCCCGGTACCGTTGTGGCTGCGCCGAGCTCAGGAACAGGCGTAGAGAACAACGACTACCCACGCATCATCAGGTTGGCAGCGAGCGCCGATACCAGCAGACTCGGCGACTTGCTCGTGATGTACAGCGTCAACGACACCGGCGTTCGAACGCATTCGGTGATCAAACGCAGCACCGACAATGGCGCGACATGGACCGCCATAAGCACCTTGTACTCGCCGACGGCTGGCTGGGGAATCTATTTCGGCTCGATGTACGAGCTGCCCGTAGCCAGCGGTGGCCTCGCAGCCGGCACAATCATCGCAGCCGGCAACGCCTGGGACAACGTCAACTGGGGATACCAGGAGGTGCAAACCTTCGTGAGTACCGACTACGGAGTGACCTGGACCCAGCGCGGCAACTGCGCGACGAAGTCTGGCAGCCCGAGCGGGGTCTCCACGGGGCTGTGGGAGCCGGAGATCATTCTCAACGCCGACGGTAAGCTGGCGTGCCATTTCTCGGATGAGCGCCTGCGCGCTTCGGGCTACTACCAAAAGCTGGTTATGGTGACTTCCTCGGACGGCGGCGGAACATGGGGCAGCCAGGTGGATACCGTCGCGATCGGGGACAGCAACTCGCGCCCTGGCATGCCGGTGGTTCGCAAGCTCGGCAACGGAACCTACGCCATGGCGTACGAGCTGTGCCATGACGCCATCGGCAACGCCGATCAGACGTGCCGGGTGTATCTCAAAACGTCGACCGACGGCGCATCCTGGGGTACGGCGTCGAGTTTAGGCACGCTCATCCAGACCGCCGACGGACGCCAGCTTCTACACACTCCTGGACTCACCTGGACACCCGGAGGCGGCGCCAACGGCACACTGATCGCCACTGGCCAGCGAGTCGTGACCGGCTCGGACGGCGCGACCACCGTCGTGAAGCCGGAGACGGGCCGGGTCGTCTTCACGAACACGAACAATGGTGCCGGCAACTGGCAAATCGTTTCGGCTCCGGTCACCATCGACCCGACCGGCGACTACAACAACGGGGCGGGTAAGCAGTGCGCAAACTACAGCCCGAGCCTGGTTCCCACTGCGTCGGGCACGGCCGTGATGATGGTCACGCCACGCTACGTCAGCGGGTCGACCACGCGCTGCGACGTGCGGTTCGGCGTCGGCCCCATCGGGGCGCTGCCACTGTATGCGCCGTTCGACTCCGGCAACGACATGGGCTGGGCGACATATGGCGGTTCGTGGTCGGTGAGCGGCGGCGTGTACTCACAGGTTGGCACATCATCCGGCCCGAAGTCCCTCGTCGGGTCGACCGGCTGGACGGATGTCACCATTACCACCGACCTGCGGTTAGACAGCTCCGGGCAGGCCGGTGTGCTGCTTCGCACAACCAACCCGGACATCGGTGCGGACAGTCACGCCGGCTATTATGTCGGCATCGAGTCGCTCGGCAACCTGTTCATCGGGCGGCAGAACTACAGCTGGACCGGGCTAACGTCATCCGCCGTCTCGGGCGGGGTCTCGACGGGAGTCTGGTACCACCTGCAGGCGACGATTGTCGGTTGCACGATCACGGCAGTCCTGAAACGGGACGACTCGACGGCGACGACCACGGCCTCGACGACGGACGCCGGGTGTCTGGCTGCTGGGCAGGTCGGGGTCCGGAGCCATCTAACCTCAGCGTCGTTCCGGAACTTCCAGGTAACGCCTGCCGCGGCATCTACCGCCTCGACCTACAGCGACAGCTGGGCGTCGGGGGCATCGACAGGCTGGACCACATACGGCGGCACATGGTCGACCGTCGGTGCGACCGGAACGGAGAGCCAGACCGGTACCGGCACAAATGGGCCTAAGCAGACATCGCCTGTTTCAGGGGACAATTACACAGTGTCTTCGGACGTCAAGATCACCAGCCTCACCGCACCAAGCGGAAACGGGGGTGTGATGGCGCGGGTGAGTTCGCCGGGTACCGGTCCCGACCTCTACAACGGATACTTCGTCGGAGTGGACGGCACGACCTCGCAATTGTCCCTCGGCCGGGCGAACACAACCAGCTGGACGCCGTTAGCGAACACGACCGTTCCGGGGGGTGTTGCGCTCAACGCCTGGTACCACGTGACCCTCCGTGCGACCGGCTGCACAATCTCGGCGACCGGGCAATCGGCGGCTTCATGGGACCAAGCGATAGTCTCCGTGACCGACGTTGGATGCCCAACGACCGGTGCTGCGGGCATCCGCGGGATGATTGCAGCCACGGACTTCAAGGAGTTTGCCGTCACGAAAGGCTGA
- a CDS encoding ABC transporter substrate-binding protein yields the protein MKKRSAAFALITAAALALSGCSAAQPAGDKTITFMGWGSPEEITAFKTMISQYEHKYPHVKVDYITVPDTDFATKLQTMIASKKTPDVFYLQPEKVMPYADAGLIADLSSYVKNNEVFKADNVWKKALDMYRYDGKSPGKGAVYGLPKDIGPFTLAYNKDLFDAAGITAPTDDAPWTWDQFEAAAKKLTHGTGADKVYGSTPYSVESAVWSNGGDWLNANHTKVTVTDPKFVDALQWVADLNLKDHVVPTPAEQSALPDYQRFVDGKVAMMGIGPWNQGGLWNDAKFNWDIMPWPVSPATGKEAIWYGSIGLAVSNTSKDKSDASNLAAFLAFNKDAQQTNIDKGQAIPNLVDMAKNNYLKTDKAPANKQEFIRIIEDYGRRATQTYTYNSDWFGTFNANVASVWKGEKTAAQYTASIQDEMQKQLDDGIAQQGK from the coding sequence ATGAAGAAACGCAGCGCCGCGTTCGCTCTAATAACGGCCGCCGCCCTCGCACTGAGTGGATGCAGTGCCGCTCAGCCGGCGGGCGATAAAACTATCACGTTCATGGGCTGGGGATCTCCCGAGGAGATCACCGCTTTCAAGACCATGATCTCGCAGTACGAGCACAAGTACCCGCACGTGAAGGTCGACTACATCACGGTCCCGGATACTGACTTCGCGACAAAGCTCCAGACTATGATCGCCAGCAAGAAGACGCCCGATGTCTTCTACTTGCAGCCAGAAAAGGTGATGCCGTACGCCGACGCCGGCCTGATCGCCGACCTCAGTTCCTACGTCAAGAACAACGAGGTGTTCAAGGCCGACAACGTCTGGAAGAAGGCGCTGGACATGTACCGTTACGACGGGAAGTCTCCCGGCAAGGGTGCCGTCTACGGACTGCCCAAGGACATCGGACCGTTCACACTCGCGTACAACAAGGACTTGTTCGACGCGGCAGGAATCACCGCCCCGACGGACGACGCTCCGTGGACCTGGGACCAGTTCGAGGCCGCCGCGAAGAAGCTGACCCACGGCACGGGTGCCGACAAGGTGTACGGTTCCACGCCGTACTCGGTCGAATCCGCCGTGTGGTCGAACGGCGGCGACTGGCTCAACGCGAACCACACGAAGGTCACCGTCACCGACCCGAAATTCGTGGATGCGCTGCAGTGGGTCGCGGATCTCAACCTCAAGGACCACGTCGTTCCGACCCCGGCAGAGCAGTCTGCGCTTCCGGACTACCAGCGCTTCGTCGACGGCAAGGTCGCGATGATGGGCATCGGCCCGTGGAACCAGGGCGGCCTGTGGAATGACGCCAAGTTCAACTGGGACATCATGCCGTGGCCGGTCAGCCCGGCAACGGGTAAGGAAGCGATTTGGTACGGCAGCATCGGCCTCGCGGTCTCGAACACCAGCAAGGATAAGAGCGATGCGTCGAACCTGGCCGCGTTCCTAGCCTTCAACAAGGACGCCCAGCAGACCAACATCGACAAGGGGCAGGCCATCCCGAACCTCGTCGACATGGCGAAGAACAACTACTTGAAGACGGATAAGGCTCCGGCGAACAAGCAGGAATTCATCCGGATCATCGAGGACTACGGCCGCCGTGCGACGCAGACCTACACCTACAACAGCGACTGGTTCGGCACGTTCAACGCCAATGTGGCCAGTGTCTGGAAGGGTGAAAAGACTGCGGCTCAATACACCGCTTCCATCCAGGACGAGATGCAGAAGCAGCTCGACGACGGCATCGCACAACAAGGCAAGTAA
- a CDS encoding LacI family DNA-binding transcriptional regulator, translating to MVATLKDVAGAAGVSVKTVSNVVNGYEFVKESTRARVLAAIDELGYQPNLAARNLRTGRTGVIGLAVPSLSFSYFAELADAVLEAARKVGFVTLIEQTGGNRAAELELLRGPRLSMLDGLLFSPLGMSDDDAAHLNVEYPLVLLGERIFNGPTDHVLMQNVNGGYAATEHLIRAGRRRIAVLGAHAAESVGSAALRLEGYRRALKDYGLGLGDELVIFREGWHRSDGAAATRELIESGRSFDAVFALNDELALGALRVLNQANIRVPEQVAVIGFDNLIESQFAMPSLSTIDPGRSAIAEKAVAALIERIGDRDGAVGPPRQIEVPFSLMERESTLVKVSVTH from the coding sequence ATGGTCGCGACGCTGAAAGATGTGGCGGGTGCTGCCGGCGTCTCGGTGAAGACCGTCTCCAACGTGGTGAACGGCTACGAGTTCGTAAAGGAGTCAACCCGAGCAAGGGTTCTGGCGGCCATCGACGAGTTGGGGTACCAACCAAATCTCGCGGCACGGAACCTGCGGACGGGCCGCACGGGGGTCATCGGCCTCGCTGTTCCCTCGCTCAGTTTCAGCTACTTCGCGGAGCTGGCCGACGCGGTTCTGGAGGCCGCTCGCAAAGTCGGCTTCGTAACGCTGATCGAGCAGACGGGCGGCAACCGAGCCGCTGAACTTGAACTGTTGCGAGGTCCCAGGCTTTCGATGCTGGACGGGCTGCTGTTCTCTCCGCTTGGAATGTCCGACGACGACGCCGCTCATCTGAACGTTGAATATCCGCTCGTTCTCTTGGGAGAGCGGATATTCAACGGACCAACCGACCATGTACTCATGCAGAATGTCAACGGTGGGTACGCAGCAACGGAGCATCTCATCCGCGCAGGTCGTCGGCGTATCGCAGTGCTGGGCGCCCACGCGGCCGAATCGGTCGGGTCCGCGGCGCTCCGCTTGGAGGGCTATCGCCGCGCACTCAAGGACTACGGCCTTGGCCTGGGGGATGAGCTCGTTATTTTTCGGGAAGGCTGGCACCGAAGCGATGGCGCTGCTGCAACCCGAGAACTCATCGAGTCGGGACGTTCGTTCGACGCGGTCTTCGCGCTGAACGATGAACTGGCTTTGGGTGCCTTGCGTGTCCTGAATCAGGCTAACATCCGGGTCCCCGAGCAGGTAGCAGTCATCGGCTTCGACAATCTGATCGAGAGCCAGTTCGCGATGCCCAGCCTCAGCACGATCGATCCGGGCCGCTCCGCCATTGCGGAGAAGGCTGTTGCCGCATTGATCGAGCGGATCGGCGATCGCGACGGAGCAGTCGGGCCGCCTCGGCAGATTGAGGTGCCCTTCTCGTTGATGGAGCGGGAGTCGACCCTGGTTAAGGTTTCAGTCACGCACTGA